The following proteins are encoded in a genomic region of Leptolyngbya boryana PCC 6306:
- a CDS encoding tyrosine-type recombinase/integrase: MLRLIYRDTSEFFIMLAVSSLPQPQVIPFPTVFPIGLPTRQPLAIAHTTEDLIELWLHDKSPNTQDNYRRDLRYFLEFINHKSLHLVMLNDLQAFADFLIEKGYASETRRRRLVAIKSLLTFGHDLDILSRNVGRTLKLPKVKITIAERILTEVQVFAILEQTKTTRNYALLRFMYATGARVSEICNLRWRDLREATEDRGQVTLFGKGQKTRMIIFSAETWKCLKALRNDASEDSYVFQGLKGKALHRTQIARILTQACQQAGIGMKVSPHWFRHSHASHALERGTPITLVQNTLGHASLATTGIYLHVRPQDSSALYLAV, translated from the coding sequence GTGTTACGCCTGATTTATCGTGATACTTCGGAATTCTTCATTATGTTGGCAGTCTCCTCCCTTCCTCAACCTCAAGTCATTCCATTTCCTACAGTTTTCCCCATCGGACTGCCAACTCGCCAACCACTTGCGATCGCACACACAACCGAAGACCTGATTGAGCTTTGGCTACATGATAAAAGTCCGAATACACAGGACAACTATCGCCGTGACCTGCGGTATTTTCTGGAATTTATCAATCACAAATCACTGCATCTTGTGATGTTGAATGACTTGCAAGCGTTTGCTGATTTCCTCATTGAAAAAGGGTATGCCTCTGAAACGCGGCGCAGACGTTTAGTTGCCATCAAATCCCTCCTCACCTTCGGACACGATCTTGATATTCTGTCGCGCAACGTCGGGCGGACACTCAAACTTCCCAAAGTCAAAATCACGATCGCTGAACGAATTCTCACCGAAGTCCAAGTCTTTGCCATTCTTGAGCAGACTAAAACCACACGAAACTATGCTTTGCTACGTTTTATGTACGCAACTGGAGCGCGAGTTTCTGAGATTTGTAATTTACGATGGCGTGATCTTCGAGAAGCAACAGAGGATCGCGGACAAGTAACTCTCTTCGGCAAAGGCCAAAAGACTCGGATGATCATTTTCAGCGCCGAAACTTGGAAATGTTTAAAAGCACTGAGAAATGATGCCAGCGAGGATAGCTATGTGTTTCAAGGGCTCAAGGGAAAAGCGCTGCATCGCACCCAAATTGCTCGTATTTTGACCCAAGCCTGTCAACAAGCAGGCATTGGTATGAAAGTATCTCCGCACTGGTTTCGTCATTCTCATGCCTCTCACGCTCTCGAGAGAGGTACTCCGATTACCCTGGTTCAGAATACACTCGGTCATGCTAGTTTGGCGACAACTGGAATCTATCTGCATGTGCGTCCTCAAGATTCGAGTGCGCTCTATCTTGCAGTCTGA
- a CDS encoding RHS repeat-associated core domain-containing protein: MVSRSRYDAFGNGVRNEGAIANKYLFAGEQFDSSLGDYYLRDRFYDAQTGRFSRMDIYEARLGDLKNLNKYVYAAGNPITNTDPSGLFIGEITVTEKIRADLEATYRLPAAVRLYQTTRSNMIAVAAALAGSFALAAATSMAMARNLNRQFGIPVVFWGNDVAETTDHQFRAVMGYGYTHGNESGTGFSLPISPALRRSRNEHDRAWLRGIPQGQNLNAALNDRDEFPYAKVIEGGETNYNAGRVSVHQLSLNTNRRQGRWLKTFWDRADVTQFEVNQSRSWFLNIPVPALGISFGLDRNAQIVNVYGPR; this comes from the coding sequence GTGGTGAGTCGCTCCCGTTATGATGCTTTCGGGAATGGAGTACGGAATGAGGGGGCGATTGCAAACAAGTATCTGTTTGCAGGGGAGCAGTTTGATTCGAGTTTGGGCGATTACTATTTGCGCGATCGCTTCTACGACGCACAAACAGGACGCTTCAGCAGAATGGATATCTACGAAGCAAGATTAGGAGATTTGAAAAATTTGAACAAATATGTCTATGCTGCTGGCAACCCAATAACAAACACAGACCCTTCAGGTTTGTTCATTGGAGAGATCACAGTGACAGAAAAAATTCGAGCAGATCTAGAAGCAACTTACCGATTACCTGCGGCAGTGCGGCTTTATCAGACTACTCGTAGTAATATGATCGCAGTGGCAGCGGCACTTGCTGGATCGTTTGCTCTTGCAGCAGCGACCTCAATGGCAATGGCAAGGAATCTAAACAGGCAGTTTGGTATTCCTGTAGTCTTTTGGGGTAATGATGTGGCAGAAACAACTGATCACCAATTCAGGGCAGTTATGGGATACGGTTACACACATGGCAACGAAAGCGGAACAGGTTTTTCATTACCGATATCACCTGCTTTACGCCGTTCCAGAAATGAACACGATCGTGCATGGTTACGTGGCATACCCCAAGGGCAAAATCTCAATGCAGCACTCAACGATCGTGATGAATTTCCTTACGCTAAGGTAATCGAGGGCGGCGAGACTAATTACAATGCTGGTAGAGTCTCTGTCCATCAACTGAGTCTTAACACTAACCGTCGGCAGGGACGGTGGTTGAAAACTTTCTGGGATCGTGCAGATGTTACTCAGTTTGAGGTTAACCAGAGTAGAAGCTGGTTCTTAAACATTCCTGTTCCTGCGCTAGGTATTTCTTTTGGTCTAGATAGAAATGCTCAAATCGTTAATGTTTACGGTCCTCGCTAA
- a CDS encoding peptidylprolyl isomerase: MAPVLQLGDRTIDSAELVPLLVQYQLLPQLLRELTIDSVIAAITLTEEERSQAEAQFDQQHQLNGDTDRQAWTQQRGIAATQLEQIMTRPWRIQKFKLLTWGNRLESYFLTQKPQYDQVTYSLLRTPDPEIAQELYFRIKAGEQTFAELAREYSQGPEAETDGVIGPVPMSQPYPALAERLRHSQPGQIHPPTRMGEWFVLLRLEEITSAQLDEAMRQKLLDELFEAWITEALSQQAKPAQSAPALALSA, encoded by the coding sequence ATGGCTCCCGTTCTTCAACTCGGAGATCGCACGATCGATTCTGCCGAACTTGTCCCCCTGCTGGTGCAATATCAACTCTTGCCGCAACTGCTGCGTGAATTGACGATCGATAGCGTGATCGCAGCCATCACCTTGACCGAGGAAGAACGATCGCAAGCCGAAGCCCAATTTGATCAGCAACATCAACTCAATGGAGACACAGACCGCCAAGCCTGGACGCAGCAACGTGGAATTGCTGCCACTCAGTTGGAGCAGATCATGACTCGTCCGTGGCGGATTCAGAAATTCAAGCTTCTCACCTGGGGCAATCGCTTAGAGTCTTACTTCCTGACCCAGAAACCCCAGTATGACCAAGTAACTTACTCACTATTACGTACCCCTGATCCAGAAATTGCTCAAGAACTCTACTTCCGCATCAAAGCGGGGGAGCAAACCTTTGCTGAACTTGCCCGTGAATACTCTCAAGGCCCAGAAGCCGAAACGGATGGTGTGATTGGTCCCGTTCCGATGAGCCAACCCTACCCTGCTCTTGCGGAGCGACTGCGCCACAGCCAACCTGGACAGATTCACCCGCCCACTCGTATGGGTGAATGGTTTGTGCTCCTGCGCTTAGAGGAAATTACGTCTGCCCAACTCGACGAAGCAATGCGACAAAAGCTGCTCGATGAACTGTTTGAAGCTTGGATTACTGAAGCTTTATCCCAACAAGCTAAACCCGCTCAATCCGCCCCCGCTCTTGCCCTCAGTGCTTAA
- a CDS encoding RHS repeat-associated core domain-containing protein, which translates to MRSRYDAFGNGVKNEGALSNKYLFAGEQFDSGLGDYYLRQRYYSSESGRFLRRDTFQGTIEIPKSLQKYVYADANPTNLIDPSGLTTLTEFAAYNTTLGALIGGSMGALGGIASGGSLSDILKMSASGALGGAAAGFSLGFISPLVGAAIASVAGTASWGGILAGVIGGAISGASSSLAVQGLNIATGQQEEFEIESLLVATTVGGAFGGVFLRSAAPTAGQQFTHWSNGTPPGFREGGKYWVQLGRDTWQNWQRTGRGDWAKLMGQPVYPKSNGVSVTVIDAKRITYPEGHEIWKGLLGQRIYRP; encoded by the coding sequence TTGCGCTCCCGTTATGATGCTTTCGGTAATGGGGTTAAAAACGAGGGGGCGCTCTCAAATAAATACCTATTTGCGGGTGAGCAGTTTGATTCGGGTCTGGGCGATTACTACCTTCGACAACGTTACTACAGCAGTGAATCTGGACGATTTCTCAGAAGAGACACTTTTCAAGGCACGATCGAGATTCCAAAGTCTCTTCAAAAATATGTATATGCTGATGCAAACCCAACAAACCTAATCGATCCATCAGGATTGACTACGCTTACCGAATTTGCAGCGTACAACACTACGCTCGGTGCGCTTATTGGCGGATCGATGGGAGCATTAGGCGGAATTGCATCAGGAGGAAGCCTGAGTGACATTTTGAAAATGTCTGCTAGTGGTGCTTTGGGCGGGGCAGCAGCAGGATTCTCACTCGGATTCATTAGTCCATTAGTAGGAGCAGCGATCGCATCCGTAGCGGGGACTGCTTCCTGGGGAGGAATTTTAGCGGGAGTGATTGGAGGAGCAATTAGCGGAGCATCTTCAAGCCTAGCGGTTCAAGGATTGAACATCGCTACAGGTCAGCAAGAAGAATTTGAAATTGAATCACTATTGGTAGCCACAACGGTAGGAGGAGCATTTGGAGGAGTCTTCCTTCGCTCCGCTGCACCAACTGCGGGTCAACAATTCACGCATTGGAGTAATGGGACACCCCCAGGATTTAGAGAAGGTGGAAAATATTGGGTACAACTAGGACGCGACACTTGGCAAAACTGGCAACGTACAGGAAGAGGAGATTGGGCAAAACTGATGGGGCAACCTGTCTATCCAAAATCAAATGGAGTTTCAGTGACAGTAATCGATGCTAAGCGAATCACTTATCCAGAGGGGCATGAGATCTGGAAAGGACTTCTGGGACAACGGATTTATAGACCATGA
- a CDS encoding SMI1/KNR4 family protein — MKKLPEVGNAFLHYFQQFIPDFAEKFVPGISPTELQSVLGTLQYELPPDFYTLYEWRNGYADFNGHPDFNCYSFAPFHFNTIEMVAAEKNWDWCDDNPPTYKGYNVLPLVSCGRVFWGITLGRDYQTEAHIVYVDSVGECVLRYDSITCMMNSIVESFERGGLLLSENVIRRNDELFAETLRANNPKTLSEGIADFERYIDVYGSDTDIADYSMKMDILLNGLSILYYMKPSAILEQVRCRLNALENISSERAISAHEGLKMWLNANE; from the coding sequence ATGAAAAAATTACCAGAAGTAGGAAACGCTTTCCTGCACTATTTTCAGCAATTTATACCCGATTTTGCTGAGAAATTCGTTCCAGGAATTTCTCCAACAGAACTTCAATCGGTTTTGGGTACATTGCAGTATGAGCTACCGCCAGACTTTTATACGCTTTATGAATGGCGAAATGGCTATGCTGACTTCAACGGACATCCTGATTTCAATTGTTATTCTTTTGCGCCATTTCACTTTAATACAATCGAGATGGTTGCTGCGGAGAAGAATTGGGACTGGTGTGATGATAATCCACCGACTTACAAAGGATATAACGTCTTACCTCTAGTATCATGCGGTCGTGTTTTTTGGGGAATTACGCTAGGTCGTGATTATCAAACTGAAGCACATATCGTTTATGTTGATTCGGTTGGCGAATGTGTTCTACGGTACGACAGTATTACTTGCATGATGAATTCAATTGTAGAAAGTTTCGAGCGTGGAGGATTGCTTCTCAGCGAAAATGTTATTAGGAGAAACGATGAGTTATTTGCAGAGACTCTAAGAGCCAACAATCCGAAAACATTATCGGAAGGAATCGCTGACTTTGAGAGATACATAGACGTTTATGGCTCTGATACTGATATCGCTGATTATTCCATGAAGATGGATATCCTTCTGAATGGATTGTCTATCTTGTATTACATGAAACCTTCTGCAATCTTGGAGCAGGTGCGTTGTAGATTAAACGCTCTTGAAAATATCTCCTCTGAAAGAGCAATTAGCGCTCATGAAGGGCTAAAAATGTGGTTAAATGCCAATGAATAG